The DNA sequence TCCCCGTGACATCTTCCAGCGCGACCGCGATCGTATCATCCATTCCATCGCCTTCCGCAGGTTGCGGCATAAGACGCAGGTGTTCGTGTCCCCCGATGGTGATCATTTCCGTGTCCGCCTGACCCACAGTCTGGAGGTTGCGCAGATCGGCCGGACGACAGCGCGCACCCTGGGGCTGAATGAGGATCTGACCGAGGCACTCTGCCTCGCCCACGACATCGGCCATCCGCCCTTCGGCCATGCGGGCGAAGACGCGCTGGAAGCGGCGCTGGATGATCATGGCGGCTTCGATCACAACGCGCACACCTTGCGCACGCTTATGCTGCTTGAATCGCCTTATCCCTGTTTCCAGGGGCTGAATCTCAGTTGGGAGATGCTGGAGGGCCTCGCCAAGCATAATGGTCCCGTCGATCATCCCGGCTGGGCGATGCGGGAAGTCGATGCGCTCTTCCCGCTGGAGCTGTCGTCTCACGCCTCGCTGGAGGCGCAGCTGGCGGCGATCGCCGACGATATCGCTTATGACAATCACGACATTGACGATGGCCTGCGCGCTGGGTTGCTTACATTGGATCAGCTGCTTGCCGTGCCCGTCGTCAAACATTGCTGGGACCGGGTGCGCGCCCGCTATCCGGACATTCCGCAGGATCGCCTGCTTCGCGAACTGGTGCGGGAACAGATCGGCCTCATGGCGAACGATCTCATCGCTTCCACCCGGCGGAACATCGCCGAAGCCCGCGTCGAAACGGTCGAGGATGTGCGATCCGCCGGGCGCCCTCTGGTCTGCTTCTCGCCTGAACTCGCGGCGCAGGAACGCGACCTCAAGCGCTTCATGTACGCGTCGCTTTATCATCATCCATCGCAACTCGCCGCCGCGAACCGTGCGCGGATCATCGTGCGTGACCTGTTCCGGGCCTATCAGCAACAGCCTGAACTCATGCCGTCCGAATGGCAGGACGATCGCCTGCTGAACGAGCCGGGCCGCAGCAGGCATATCGGCGACTTCATCGCGGGCATGACCGATCGTTATGCGGAAAAGCGCCATGCGGAAATCTTTGGAGAGATGGCCCTCGCCTGAAGCGACGGTTGCGCTCGCCCTGAACGCGTCCTAGCCTTCGCTCAACATGGCCCTTCACCCACAAATCGCCGCGCTTGCCGCCGGGTTGGAAGACCTCGCCGCATTCCTGCGCAGCCGGGGTGATCGCAAATGGTCGGGCCGGGTAGAGTTGTGCGCCCATCTCGTGGCTGATTCCAACTTCACCGGGGTCGAGCATTTCCTGCGCCTGTTCGAGGGCGAGGATAGTCTTAGCCAGCTGATTCTGGGGGATCCTGCGGCGGATGCCCGGTTGGACGAACTGCGCAAGATGACGCGCACCCTCGCCGATCGGTTGGCGAGGGAAGAACGGGCAACCGATTGAGCAATTGACGCCGCCTCCCATTTCCCGCAATGCGAGAGGGTCACCGGCGCCCGATAGATTCGGGTCCGGACATGATGCGGGAGAGCATGGGAAGCCTTTCAGGCCACCCCGTCGCCGAAGGAGCAACCGCCCCGGAATCTCTCAGGCCAAAGGACCGCATCATGGGCAGGCACTCTGGAAAGCGGACGGGTCACTCCGTCCCACCGAAGGGGTAAGCCATCCGGTCGCTGGACTGGTGGTCAAAGCTCTCAGGTTCCGTGACAGAGGGGGTGGCAGACGCCGGGATTCCGATTCCGGATCATTAGTCTGTCGCCATGAACCCTGCCACGAAAGGCCGCTCTCATGTCCGGCAATGACGACATCGCCCATATCGAAGAAGAATTGCCGCTGCAGAACTTGCCGCTCGACGCCTGGCATCGCGCCAAGGGCGCGCGCATGGTCGGCTTTGCGGGCTATCATATGCCCATCCAATATGAAGGCATCATGGCCGAACATGCCTGGACGCGCGAGCATGCCGGGCTGTTCGACGTCAGCCATATGGGTCAACTCACCTTTTCCGGTGAGGGCGTTGACGAGGCGCTTGAACATTTGCTGCCGAGCGACATCAAGGGTCTGAAGCCCTTTCGCCAGCGTTACTCGATGCTGCTCGATCAAGAGGGCGGCATCCTCGACGACCTCATGGTCTCGCGCCTTGGTGCGGGGGCGTTTGACGGCGCGGACGTCTATATGGTCGTCAATGGCGCGACCAAATATGACGATATGGGCTGGATGATCGAACATCTGCCTGATGAGGTCGTCATGAACCATATGGATGAGCAGGCGCTGCTCGCCCTGCAGGGTCCTGAAGCGGGCGAGGCGCTGGCCAGCCTGATCCCCGGCACCGCAGACCTCCTTTTCATGCAATCGGGCCTTTTCACCTGGCGCGGCGTTCCGCTGTGGGTCAGCCGTTCCGGTTATACGGGCGAAGACGGGTTCGAAATCAGCGTTCCCGCCGCCGATGTCGCGCTGCTGGCCGATGCGCTATGCGCCTTGCCACAGGTAAAGCCGATCGGGCTGGGCGCGCGCGATTCGCTTCGGCTTGAAGCGGGACTCCCTCTTTACGGCCACGACTTGACGCCCGCTGTCAGCACCATCGGCGCGGATCTTGGCTTTGCAATCCAGAAGCGCCGTCGGGAGGAGGGCGGCTTCATCGGTCATGCGCGGGTTATGAAGGAACTGGCCGACGGGCCGGGGGCCAAGCGCGTGGGCCTGAAGATCGAAGGCCGCCTGCCCGCCCGCGAAGGGGCGCCCATCTTCGCCGATGGTATCAAGGTGGGAGAGGTGACATCGGGCGGCTTCGCGCCAACCGTGGGCGCTCCTATCGCCATGGGCTGGGTCAGCCTGCCGCACAGCGCCATCGACACCGCGCTGGAAATCGAAGTGCGCGGCAAGCGCATCGCGGCGACCGTGGCGCCGATGCCGTTCGTGCCGCACCGTTATCGCCGCAAGGCCTGAATTTCCTGATTTTTTGTTGGTCGTGATTTTCAAGTAATCACTCCGAGGGGAGCAGTAAAATGAGCCGTTATTTCACCGACGAACATGAATGGATCGACGTAGAGGGCGAGATCGCCACCGTGGGCATCACCGATTATGCTCAGGAGCAGCTGGGCGACATCGTGTTTGTCGAACTGCCTGCGGAGGGCGCAACGTTCGAAAAGGGCGACGATGCCGCCGTCGTTGAATCCGTGAAGGCCGCTTCGGACGTCTATGCGCCGATTTCCGGCGAGGTCGTCGAAGCAAATGGCGCGCTGGAAGAAGAGCCCGCCCTGGTGAACAGCGACGCCGAAGAGGATGGCTGGTTCTTCAAGCTGCGCATCGCCGACGCGAGCGAGCTGGAAGGGCTGATGAACGAAGCTACCTACAAGAAGTTCGTGGCCTCGCTCTAAAATAAGCCCCTCCCTTTCAAGGGAGGGGGAAGGGGTGGGTCGCGACCGAAGGGAGCGTCCGCCCTCTCACCAAGGAGCAGCGCTCGCTGCGCTCGCGACCCACCCCCCGACCCCTCCCGCTCGCGGGAGGGGGGAGATAATTGAAATGCGCTACCTACCCCTAACCGACACAGACAGGCAGGACATGCTGTCCGTCATCGGCGCGTCTTCGGTCGATGACCTGTTCGTGGACGTGCCCGCAGAGGCCCGCCTTTCCGGCAAGATTTCGGGACTGCCCGATCATGCCAGCGAACTGGCGGTGGAGCGTCACATGGCGGCCCTCGCGCGGAAGAATCTGTCGGCGGGGGAAGCGCCTTTCTTCCTCGGCGCGGGCGCATATCGGCATCATGTTCCCGCCAGCGTCGATCATCTGATCCAGCGCGGTGAATTCCTGACCGCCTACACGCCCTATCAGCCGGAAATCGCGCAGGGTACGTTGCAGGTGCTGTTCGAATTCCAGACGCAGGTCGCGCGTCTGCTTGGCTGCGACGTCGCCAACGCCTCCATGTATGACGGCTCGACCGCCTGCTGGGAAGCGATCGGCATGGCCCGCCGCATCACCAAGCGTGGCAAGGCGATCCTGTCCTCCGGTCTTCACCCGCATTATGTTTCCGTCGCCAACACCATGGCGAAGTTCACCGGCGATGCGTTGGTGCATAAAGCGCCGACCTTCGACGCTGCCACCGATATCGACGCGTTGATCGCAGGGATCGACAAGGATACGAGCTGCGTCGTCGTCCAATATCCCGACATTCTCGGCCGCATCACTGACCTGACCCCGCTCGCCGATGCTGCTCATGAAGCAGGCGCGCTGCTGGTCGCGGTCGTGACCGAGCCTGTGGCTCTGGGCGCGATCAAGGCGCCGGGTCATATGGGCGCGGACATCGTCGTGGGCGAAGGCCAGTCGATCGGTGTCGGCCTGCAATTCGGCGGACCCTATCTCGGCCTGTTCGCGTGCAAGCAAAAATATGTCCGCCAGATGCCCGGCCGCCTTTGTGGCGAGACCGTGGATGCGGCGGGCAAGCGCGGCTTCGTCCTGACCCTTTCGACCCGCGAGCAGCATATCCGCCGTGAGAAGGCGACATCGAACATCTGCACCAATTCGGGCCTCTGCGCGCTGGCGTTCAGCATCCATATGACGCTGCTGGGCGAAAAGGGCCTGCGGGACCTCGCGACACTCAACCATGGCCTCGCAGTTCAGGCAGCCGGGCGTCTGGCCCAGGTGCCGGGCGTCAAGCTGCTCAATGACAGCTTCTTCAACGAGTTCACCCTGGTCCTGTCGAAGGATGCCCGCGATGTCGTCCGCAACCTCGCCGACAAGGGCGTACTTGGCGGCGTGTCGCTCGGCCGCCTGTTCCCGGATGCGGCGGAGATCGGCAATGGCCTGGTTGTCGCCGTCACAGAGACCGTGACCGCGGAGGATATCGAAACCTTTGCTCAGGCGCTTGAGGAGGAACTGGCATGACCATGCTCAAGGAAGGCCGCCCCACCGCGCCTCAAGCCATCACCGAAGCCGATAGCGCCCCCGTAACCGCCACGGGCAACCGCGCGCTGATGCTGGAGGAAGCCCTGATCTTCGAGATCGGCTCGACCCAAACCACCGGCGTCGACTTCGCCGATGCCCCCAAGGCCGCTAGCCGCCTTGGCAATCTCGCTCGCACCGAGAGCATCGGTCTGCCCGGCCTGTCGGAGCAGGAAACGGTGCGCCATTATACCCGCCTCAGCCGCCAGAATTATGCCATCGACCTTGGCTTGTTCCCGCTCGGCAGCTGCACGATGAAGCACAACCCGCGCCTCAATGAAAAGGTAGCGCGGATGCCCGGTTTTGCCGACCTTCACCCACTTGCCCCACAGTCGACGGTGCAAGGCGCGCTGGCAGTCATCCATGAACTCGCCGAATGGCTGATCAAGCTGACCGGCATGCACTCGGTCGCGATGAGTCCCAAGGCGGGCGCACATGGTGAACTGTGCGGCCTGCTGGCGATCCGCGCCGCGCTCGAAGCCCGTGGCGATGCGCGCAGCGTGATCCTTGTCCCCGAAAGCGCCCATGGCACCAACCCGGCGACCGCGGCCTTCTGCGGCTATAAGGTCGAGGATATTCCCGCGACCCCGGATGGCCGCGTCGATCTGGCGGCTCTCAAGGCGCGCCTCGGCCCGGATGTCGCGGCGGTGATGATTACCAACCCCAACACCTGCGGCCTGTTCGAGCGCGACATGAAGACGATCTCCGACGCGGTTCATGCCGTCGGAGCCTTCGTCTATTGCGATGGCGCGAACTTCAACGCCATCGTCGGCCGCGTCCGCCCCGGCGACCTCGGCGTCGATGCGATGCACATCAACCTGCATAAGACCTTCTCCACCCCCCATGGCGGCGGTGGTCCCGGCTCCGGCCCGGTGGTGCTCAGCCAGGCGCTCACCCCCTTCGCGCCACTGCCCTTCGTCGAGAAGCAGGACGACAAGTTCGTACTGATCGAGGAAGAGACGGCGGACGAACATCATGCCAGCAGCTTCGGCCGCATGGTCGCCTTCCATGGCCAGATGGGCATGTTCACCCGCGCGCTGACCTATATCCTCAGCCACGGTGCCGATGGCCTGCGTCAGGTCGCGAGCGACGCCGTGTTGAACGCCAACTACATCCTGCGCAGTTTGGACGATGTGCTGGACGCACCGTTCGGGCAGAGTGGCCCTTGCATGCATGAGGCGCTGTTCAGCGACAAGGGGTTCGCCGAAGGCTTCACCACGCTCGACATCGCCAAGGGGCTGATCGACGAAGGCTTCCACCCGATGACAATGTATTTCCCGTTGGTCGTCCACGGTGCGATGCTGGTCGAACCCACCGAAACGGAAAGCAAGGCCGCGCTCGACCAGTTCATCATGGCGCTGCGCAGCCTTGCCGAGCGCGCCAAGGCCGGTGACGAAGCGTTGAAGGGCGCACCCTATTTCGCGCCCCGCCGCCGCCTCGACGAAACCCTTGCGGCGCGCAAGCCAGTCCTTAGCTGGAGCGATCCGGCTCTCGCGAACGCAGCCGAATGACCGACAGACCGGAGCCGTGGGAACCCGGCTCCGGTCCCGCGACGTCGGGCAAGCGCCATGCGCCCGCGACGCAGCGTAACCGCGACGCCATCCTCGCGATATTGCGTGAGGCACTTCCTTCTGCGGGCCTGGTGCTGGAGGTGGCGAGTGGTAGCGGCGAACATGCCCGCTATTTCGCGGCGGCGCTGCCCACCCTGGAATGGCAGCCGAGCGACCCCGATCCCGTTGCGCTGGCATCGATAGAGGCATGGCGCGCCGAGGCGCAGCTTCCGAATCTTCGCGCCCCAATCAGACTTGATGCCGCCGCCGCATGGCCGGTCACAAAAGCTGACGCGATCCTTTGCATCAATATGACCCATATCAGCCCATGGGCGGCGACCCTTGGCCTGATGGCGGGGGCGGGAAAGGCGCTGCCGCCGGGTGGATTGCTCTACCTCTATGGGCCGTTCATCCGCGATGACGTCGATACCGCGCCCAGCAATCTTGCCTTCGACGCGTCGCTAAAGGCGCGCGATCCGCAATGGGGATTGCGCCGCGTCGAGGATGTTGCCGCAGCCGCAGCGGCAAACAGGCTGGCATTGGAGCGGCTGGTGGAAATGCCCGCCAACAATCTGTCGCTGCTGTTCCGAAGGGCTTCTTCCTGAAAGCTGACCCGCGCTGACCCTTCGACAAGCTTAGGCCGAACGGATATGGGAAGCGCAATGTCCAATCAATTCCTGCCCCTTGTGACCGCCGAACTCACCGCGCCCGCCGATCCACGCGCGGCGGCGATGGGCGGGGCTCTGGCGGCGCAATATCCGCATGCTGCCCGCGCCGTGCTTTTCTACGGCTCCTGCCTGCGGGAGCAGAATCTCGACGGGCTGATGCTCGATTTTTACCTCATCGTGTCGGATTATCGCACGGCCTATGGAAAGCGCTGGCTCGCCACGGCCAACCGGCTGATCCCGCCCAATGTCTTTCCGTTCGAACATAATGGCCTGATGGCGAAATATGCCGTGCTGTCGGAAGCGGACTTCGCGCGCCTCAACAGTCCTGCCGCTGACAATGTCTCTGTGTGGGCGCGCTTTGCCCAACCTTCCCGGCTGCTGTGGGCAGCGGACGACCTCGCCCGTCAGCGAGCAATCAGCGCAGTTGCGGGCGCCGCGCCCACTTTGTTGTCGCTCGCCCGTCCCATGACGGACGCGCAGGACGCGCTATCGCTCTGGAAGGCTGGCTTCACGCTCACCTACAATGCCGAATTGCGGGCGGAGAAGAAGGGGCGTTCGGTTTCGATCGTCGATGCTGACCCGGATCGTTATTGCCGCTTCGGAGAAGCCGCCTTGGCACAGGGCCTGCCGCCATCGCCGCCGGAACCCGCCAAGCATTGGCGCGCGCTGCAACGACGCGGCAAATATTTGTCCGTCATCCGCCTTGCCAAGGCCAGCTTCACCTATGCGGGCGGCATCGATTATCTGGCGTGGAAGATAAACCGCCATGCCGGAACCGCGATCCAGATAAAGCCCTGGCAGCGCCGCTGGCCCCTGATCGGCGCGCTTACTCTGCTGCCGCGGCTGTTCCGGGGTGGTGCGATCCGCTAAGCGCGTTGGACAGCGCGTGTGACAGGCCCTTCAATGTGTAAGGCTTGCGCAGCACCTCATGCCCGCCAAAGTCAGCGCCCTCCGCAATGTCCCCAGCATAACCGGTGACGAACAACACCGGCAGGCTGGCGTAGGCGGGGGGTAGCGTGCGGACCATTTCCGGCCCTGTCATTTCCGGCATCAGCACGTCGCTTATGATCAACCCGATGTCGCGATGGCTGGTCAGCAGCTTCGCCGCTTTCGACGGATGATCGCAGGCGACGGGCAAGTGGCCCAGTTCCGCGAGCGCCGCCATCGTCTGGTTCAGCACGCGGGGATCATCCTCCACTACCAGAATGCGTGTCGGCGGATGCAGGACCGGTTCTCGTTCGGGTTGCGACGAATCCGTTTGAAGCGCGCTGTCCGCCACTGCCTTGCGCGGCAGATATATGGAAACGCAGGTGCCTTCACCGACTTGGGACTCGATACGGATTTCACCTTGGCTCTGTCGGACGAAACCGAAAATCTGGCTGAGCCCCAGGCCTGTTCCCTTGCCCACCGGCTTGGTGGTGAAGAAAGGCTCGAACACGCGGGCCAGCACATCGGGCGTCATGCCGCAGCCATCGTCCTTGACGCTCAGCATGACATAATCCCCCTCGGCACATTCGCCGATTTCATGATCCGCCAGATGCACCTGGCCGGTGCCGATCACCAGCCGCCCGCGTCCATCCATCGCGTCCCGCGCGTTGACGCACAGGTTCAGAATGGCATTTTCCATCTGATGCTGATCGACGAAGATGCGCCAGCCCTTGGACTGGTTCTCTATCGAAACGGTGATCTGATCGCCGATCGATCGGTCGATCAATTCCACCATGCCGCTGACCAGAACGTCAGGGTCGATGGCGCTGGGCAGCAGCGGTTCTGACCGCGCAAAAGCAAGCAGGCGGCGGGTCAGGGCGGCGGCTCGATTGGCGCCTTCCATCGCATTGTCCAGGTGCCGCGCAGCCTCCTGCGGCTTCAGCCGCAGTCGGCGCTTGGCCAGTTCCAGCCCGCCGACGACCACCGCCAGCATATTGTTGAAGTCATGGGCAATGCCGCCGGTCAGCTGGCCGACGGCATCCATCTTCTGCATCTGGCGCAGCGTTTCTTCGGCCGCCGCGCGCTCGGACGTTTCCTTCTTCAGCTGTTCATAGGCATCGGACAGTTCGGCCGTGCGCGCCGTTACCGCTTCCTCCAGCCGATCGGCACGTTCGGCCTCCATCTCGGCCATGCGCCGCGCGTTTCGCCGCTCGGTATAGGCGGCATTGGCGACCCACAGGGCGAACAGGACGCATACGAACAGCACCAACCCGAAAAGTCGCGACGTGCGGTCCACAAATTGCGTTCGGTTGCCTGCCAGACTCACCGCAAGGCTACGCTCGCGCAGGCGGGCATTTTCCGCCTGAATGACTCGGTCGAGCAACGTGGTGATGTGTTTCAGGTCTTCCGACCGCCCCGCCTTATGGAATTGCGCGAGCGCCGCCATCTTCTGGTCATAGGTCGTGCGCAGCCCTATTTCATTCAGCGTCTTGCCGCGCTGAATGAATGCCTGCTGCAATTCGCGGACATTGGTGCGCTGCCATCCTGATCGACGCGTGGCGTAGTTCAGCAGCTTGAGCTGGCTGGACGCGGTACGCCACTGATCCTGGAAAAGACGGCCGACATCGGGGTCAAGGCTGATCACATATCGCGCCAGCGTGACTTCCGCGCGCGCGGTCTTGGCCTCAAAAGCTCGGGCCAGGGCGATGATTTCGAAGCTGCGGCGTTGTTCCTGCAACGCCCGTTCATGGTCGCTGGATGCGTTGCTGGCGCTGTAAAGCAGGGTGCCCAGCGCCCCAACCAGCAGTATCACGAGGACCAGCGGAAGGAAGCGTCGCACCGAAGCCCGCCAGCCAGAATCCTGGTCGTCCATGTAATAGCTGTCTGCCATTAACCCCAGATCTTAGTCGAACAGCATTACAGGCGAAATATCAAGGAATAAAAGGTTCCAAGGGGCAGTCACGCTTCATCTGCCCCTCATCTCCCCGTATCGCCGCGATGGTGATCGACGCGATTAACCGATGGCGCCGGTTGCCTTCCCCGCCGCCTCGAACATGCCGATAATCTGGCCAACCTGTTCGTCACTATGCTCGGCGCAAAGCGAGCAACGCAGAAGGAAGGTCCCGGCCGGTGTGGCGGGCGGGCGCGCCATATTTACGTAGAGGCCCAGCTCCAGCAGCGCCTGCCACATGGCGACCGCCTGCGTCTGATCCGTCAGGATCACGGCAATGATCGCTGACTGCGGCGTTTCCGTCCCCAGCCTGAAGCCAAGATCGGTGAGCCCCTTGTGCAGGCGCTGGCTGTTCTTCCACAGATGTGCGCGCTTTTCGCCCGCGTGCATCAGCTTGCGGATGGACGTCGCGGCTGTCGCGACGACGCTTGGCGGCAGCGAGGCGGTGAAGACATAGGGGCGGCAGACGAGGCGCAGTACCTCGAACTTGGGGTGGTTCGATACGCAGAAGCCGCCAACCGTGCCCACCGACTTGGAGAAGGTGCCGACGACGAAATCCACGTCCTTCTCGACGCCCTGCTCCTCATAGACGCCGCGGCCATTGGCGCCGAAAAAGCCCATGCCGTGGGCTTCATCAACCAGGATCATGCAATTGGGATGCTTGCGCACCGCCGCCACCATCTCGGGCAGGGGGGCGACGTCGCCCAACATGGAATAAACGCCTTCCAGCACCACCAGCTTTTGTGCGTCGGCGGGCAGGCGGCCAAGGCGCTTATCCAGATCCTCGACGCTGTTGTGGCGGAAGCGGACGATTTCCGCATCGCCCAGGAAACAGCCGTCATAGATGGACGCATGGCTGTCGGCATCCAGCACGACATAGTCGCCCCGGCCTGCCAGCGTCGAAATCATGCCGAGGTTGGCCTGATAGCCGGTCGAAAACACCATGGCGCCCGACGTGCCATAGAAGTCCATCAGCGCGTCTTCGACTTCCTTATGACCCTGATAGGTGCCGTTGAGCACGCGGCTGCCGGTTGTCCCCGCCCCGAACTCGTCCAACGCCTTCTTGCCCGCCGCGACCACGTCCGGGTCGAAAGTCATGCCCATATAGTTATAGGTGCCGAGCAGGATCGTGTCCTTGCCCTTGATCACCGCCTGGGTGGGGGACTTCACCTCGTCCATGACGATCGCGAAAGGATCGCGCACGCCGGTCGCCAGCAGCGCCTCGCGCTCGGCGATCAGCGGATCGAATTTGGAGAAGAGGTCACGCGCGCCAGCCACTTCGGCAGGCGTGTGGGCGTCGGTGGCGGTCTCTACGGCGTCGGTCATCGCTTATATCCGTTCGGTTCGAGCAGCATCGAGCATGTTGAGATGCGTCAGGCGAGAAGTTTTCCCGTCATCTCGACCGCCGGTCCTCGGCAAAGGCGAACCGGCTCGATGCGAACGGGGGAAGGCTAGATTAGCCCTTCAACTTTGCGACAGCGTCCACAAGCTGGCCGATATTCTCGATCTCAGCCTGCATGTTCATCGTGATGATGATATCGAACTCATCCTCGATCGCCGCGACGAAGTCCATGACGGTCAGGCTGTCCCACTCCAGGTCGCCCGCAAAGGTGGTAGCCTCGCTGAGGTCAACTCCCTTCTTGTTGAAAGGAGCGATCTGCGCGGCGA is a window from the Sphingobium sp. Cam5-1 genome containing:
- the gcvPA gene encoding aminomethyl-transferring glycine dehydrogenase subunit GcvPA, which gives rise to MRYLPLTDTDRQDMLSVIGASSVDDLFVDVPAEARLSGKISGLPDHASELAVERHMAALARKNLSAGEAPFFLGAGAYRHHVPASVDHLIQRGEFLTAYTPYQPEIAQGTLQVLFEFQTQVARLLGCDVANASMYDGSTACWEAIGMARRITKRGKAILSSGLHPHYVSVANTMAKFTGDALVHKAPTFDAATDIDALIAGIDKDTSCVVVQYPDILGRITDLTPLADAAHEAGALLVAVVTEPVALGAIKAPGHMGADIVVGEGQSIGVGLQFGGPYLGLFACKQKYVRQMPGRLCGETVDAAGKRGFVLTLSTREQHIRREKATSNICTNSGLCALAFSIHMTLLGEKGLRDLATLNHGLAVQAAGRLAQVPGVKLLNDSFFNEFTLVLSKDARDVVRNLADKGVLGGVSLGRLFPDAAEIGNGLVVAVTETVTAEDIETFAQALEEELA
- the gcvT gene encoding glycine cleavage system aminomethyltransferase GcvT, producing MSGNDDIAHIEEELPLQNLPLDAWHRAKGARMVGFAGYHMPIQYEGIMAEHAWTREHAGLFDVSHMGQLTFSGEGVDEALEHLLPSDIKGLKPFRQRYSMLLDQEGGILDDLMVSRLGAGAFDGADVYMVVNGATKYDDMGWMIEHLPDEVVMNHMDEQALLALQGPEAGEALASLIPGTADLLFMQSGLFTWRGVPLWVSRSGYTGEDGFEISVPAADVALLADALCALPQVKPIGLGARDSLRLEAGLPLYGHDLTPAVSTIGADLGFAIQKRRREEGGFIGHARVMKELADGPGAKRVGLKIEGRLPAREGAPIFADGIKVGEVTSGGFAPTVGAPIAMGWVSLPHSAIDTALEIEVRGKRIAATVAPMPFVPHRYRRKA
- the spt gene encoding serine palmitoyltransferase, producing MTDAVETATDAHTPAEVAGARDLFSKFDPLIAEREALLATGVRDPFAIVMDEVKSPTQAVIKGKDTILLGTYNYMGMTFDPDVVAAGKKALDEFGAGTTGSRVLNGTYQGHKEVEDALMDFYGTSGAMVFSTGYQANLGMISTLAGRGDYVVLDADSHASIYDGCFLGDAEIVRFRHNSVEDLDKRLGRLPADAQKLVVLEGVYSMLGDVAPLPEMVAAVRKHPNCMILVDEAHGMGFFGANGRGVYEEQGVEKDVDFVVGTFSKSVGTVGGFCVSNHPKFEVLRLVCRPYVFTASLPPSVVATAATSIRKLMHAGEKRAHLWKNSQRLHKGLTDLGFRLGTETPQSAIIAVILTDQTQAVAMWQALLELGLYVNMARPPATPAGTFLLRCSLCAEHSDEQVGQIIGMFEAAGKATGAIG
- the gcvPB gene encoding aminomethyl-transferring glycine dehydrogenase subunit GcvPB, with the translated sequence MTMLKEGRPTAPQAITEADSAPVTATGNRALMLEEALIFEIGSTQTTGVDFADAPKAASRLGNLARTESIGLPGLSEQETVRHYTRLSRQNYAIDLGLFPLGSCTMKHNPRLNEKVARMPGFADLHPLAPQSTVQGALAVIHELAEWLIKLTGMHSVAMSPKAGAHGELCGLLAIRAALEARGDARSVILVPESAHGTNPATAAFCGYKVEDIPATPDGRVDLAALKARLGPDVAAVMITNPNTCGLFERDMKTISDAVHAVGAFVYCDGANFNAIVGRVRPGDLGVDAMHINLHKTFSTPHGGGGPGSGPVVLSQALTPFAPLPFVEKQDDKFVLIEEETADEHHASSFGRMVAFHGQMGMFTRALTYILSHGADGLRQVASDAVLNANYILRSLDDVLDAPFGQSGPCMHEALFSDKGFAEGFTTLDIAKGLIDEGFHPMTMYFPLVVHGAMLVEPTETESKAALDQFIMALRSLAERAKAGDEALKGAPYFAPRRRLDETLAARKPVLSWSDPALANAAE
- a CDS encoding acyl carrier protein — encoded protein: MTDRQQIFDSIAAQIAPFNKKGVDLSEATTFAGDLEWDSLTVMDFVAAIEDEFDIIITMNMQAEIENIGQLVDAVAKLKG
- a CDS encoding DUF938 domain-containing protein, whose product is MTDRPEPWEPGSGPATSGKRHAPATQRNRDAILAILREALPSAGLVLEVASGSGEHARYFAAALPTLEWQPSDPDPVALASIEAWRAEAQLPNLRAPIRLDAAAAWPVTKADAILCINMTHISPWAATLGLMAGAGKALPPGGLLYLYGPFIRDDVDTAPSNLAFDASLKARDPQWGLRRVEDVAAAAAANRLALERLVEMPANNLSLLFRRASS
- a CDS encoding ATP-binding protein, which gives rise to MDDQDSGWRASVRRFLPLVLVILLVGALGTLLYSASNASSDHERALQEQRRSFEIIALARAFEAKTARAEVTLARYVISLDPDVGRLFQDQWRTASSQLKLLNYATRRSGWQRTNVRELQQAFIQRGKTLNEIGLRTTYDQKMAALAQFHKAGRSEDLKHITTLLDRVIQAENARLRERSLAVSLAGNRTQFVDRTSRLFGLVLFVCVLFALWVANAAYTERRNARRMAEMEAERADRLEEAVTARTAELSDAYEQLKKETSERAAAEETLRQMQKMDAVGQLTGGIAHDFNNMLAVVVGGLELAKRRLRLKPQEAARHLDNAMEGANRAAALTRRLLAFARSEPLLPSAIDPDVLVSGMVELIDRSIGDQITVSIENQSKGWRIFVDQHQMENAILNLCVNARDAMDGRGRLVIGTGQVHLADHEIGECAEGDYVMLSVKDDGCGMTPDVLARVFEPFFTTKPVGKGTGLGLSQIFGFVRQSQGEIRIESQVGEGTCVSIYLPRKAVADSALQTDSSQPEREPVLHPPTRILVVEDDPRVLNQTMAALAELGHLPVACDHPSKAAKLLTSHRDIGLIISDVLMPEMTGPEMVRTLPPAYASLPVLFVTGYAGDIAEGADFGGHEVLRKPYTLKGLSHALSNALSGSHHPGTAAAAE
- a CDS encoding deoxyguanosinetriphosphate triphosphohydrolase, producing MTTLAPYASHPGRSRGRLHPEAGGETRGPRDIFQRDRDRIIHSIAFRRLRHKTQVFVSPDGDHFRVRLTHSLEVAQIGRTTARTLGLNEDLTEALCLAHDIGHPPFGHAGEDALEAALDDHGGFDHNAHTLRTLMLLESPYPCFQGLNLSWEMLEGLAKHNGPVDHPGWAMREVDALFPLELSSHASLEAQLAAIADDIAYDNHDIDDGLRAGLLTLDQLLAVPVVKHCWDRVRARYPDIPQDRLLRELVREQIGLMANDLIASTRRNIAEARVETVEDVRSAGRPLVCFSPELAAQERDLKRFMYASLYHHPSQLAAANRARIIVRDLFRAYQQQPELMPSEWQDDRLLNEPGRSRHIGDFIAGMTDRYAEKRHAEIFGEMALA
- the gcvH gene encoding glycine cleavage system protein GcvH, with protein sequence MSRYFTDEHEWIDVEGEIATVGITDYAQEQLGDIVFVELPAEGATFEKGDDAAVVESVKAASDVYAPISGEVVEANGALEEEPALVNSDAEEDGWFFKLRIADASELEGLMNEATYKKFVASL